TaaattggatacgttgtagtaacgtcgttgtgtggtagaccctgtctgttctttcctagcccacggctgcagctgctgttgctaactcaacggctaggaggtatcacttctgtagcgaataagagttcaaagttcataccattcgcaaccaaagctcatgctgaggttggcttcgttctgtagttattatctgaacccttctgacatcggattgtcatcctaatgtacccggaacagaaggttacattttcgtcaagggcttataaagtggagggagaagggtgtgtttcatagtttataacccatgtctcttcacagggctGGACCACTGATTGAGCAGACCCCTAAACTTTTGAAAACctaaatctctcatttggaagctaaaattacatttgatCTTTTCATCAATCATtttatatttaaacatttgaattgcacaacaattccatgtgaatctgataactataatgtgtagactttcaacAGATACAGTTTAGGTCGTCCTTTCATCAGTCATAATGtatcagatgacaaccgaactgacatcatattcattaagtaccaacgcatattttcaactggttctattacggaaatatggttcctttccctccacttgtttgatgttcccagactctctgtttaacaaaggctattcaagagtccctctgtagagtcaagagagagggaagtaagaaaggtatttatggggggggtcataaaccttactcacaggccaacgtcatgacactagctagcaccaatacaaccagcctgaaaacaatgaccagtagaaactgcagtcattttcattattcttagcaatgatttaggaatccttgtaagtattagctaggttgccacttgttgttcagctaattgaaattgaacttcagttcatgaaaataaatagctagccagttacttaaccctgttgcccaaagctaacgttttaagcagccagctagcttcatctggctagtgagggtCGACcggccacaataaggattagccgaatttgcagtttgccttcaaaataaaagtgtcattgacagtgatgcaaatgaatagaaatagtagaattatgccatacttttattttgaaggctaactgcaaaatccactattgtggctaatccttattatgGCTAgtttcacatagatgggtccaaccaccattaatcaaataaggttattttagatgatgacgcCTAACTATATAGTTAGCGAGCTACTGAACcatattattttgtgttttttgacgtgtatcttttttgacacgcaaagacccaaatggcgtTCTATAGAAATCCTGGTGgagaatgaaatgactgaacaaatgaacaacgaaacagcacagcaattaagtgaaagaaataggttttacTGGTTATGGAGACTtatgtaaatgccaacaaaataactttttggtgtgtgtgtatataaatataGAATGttaatatcggttatcggtatcgttttttttgttgggggggggggcaagtaAAATATCGGGTATTGGccaaaatgtaatatcggtgcatcactagtaAGTTGATATTTCAACTAAAGGAACTGTGATGACATTTAtgacggatgtggaggtcctgggctggcgtggttacgcgtgttctgcggttgtgaggccggttttaatgtcctgccaaattctttaaaacaacattggaggcggcttatggtagagaaattcacattaaattctctggcaacagctctgttggacattcctgcagtcagcatgccaattataTGGtctctcaacttgagacatctgtggcattgtgttgtgtgacaaaactgcacattttagagtggcctttttattgtccccagcacaaggtgcacctgtgtaatgatcatgctgtttaatcatcttcctGATATGgaacacctatcaggtggatggatgatcttggcaaaggagaaatgctcactaaaagggatgtaaacaaatttgtacacaacatttgagagaaataagctttttatgcatatggaacatttgaaaaatgggaccaacactttacatgttgtgtttatatttttgttcaatatatctacagtatgtttTCCTGATCACATCCCTGATGTGTGTTGTCTGTCACTTGCTGTTGGCTTAACGTGAGTGTGGCTAACCTGACGTGAGTGTGGCTAACCTGACCTGTACCCAGTATTGGGTGATCTACCTGCGGGTGCGGgtcctggtcccgtgtggctcagttggtagagcatggcgcttgcaacgccagggttgtgggttcatttcccacggggggaccagggttcaattcccacggggggaccaggatgaatatgtatgaactttccaatttgtaagtcgctctggataagagcgtctgctaaatgacttaaatgtaaatgtaaatgctgcAGGAGGCTGTGTGGCCGGGGGGCAGCCTACCAGCCCAGCTCCGCCCGGCGCATAGCCACCAACAGGAGGAGGACACCAAGCAGCAATCCCTGCACTGCCTCATGAAACTACTACCAGGCAAGTGATTACTAATAACGAAGAGGCAGgctcatgttcattaggcaccaaatggaaggaaATGGACTGAAACCGGGAGGGATTATGGACATGTTCAATAAGAAATCTTAATTTTAGTTTTTACGTTCAAATGTACTATTTTATGAACATTACAAATAAACAGGACCCAGGAGTTTATCCTGACCTTGTGACCTGACCATGAAAAAGAAACTAGGTTATAACTTTGGTCCATTACAGCAAATGATCAGGAAAAACTCATGGCCCATACTTACTCATTCCTATCTACCTCTGCAAACACAATTCATTTGTATTACGGTAGTTTGTAAACGAACTATTGATTTTTCTAAGAAGCCATTTCAGGGACTGCTGGTCTTACTTTATCCAACTAGCTATGTTTTTAGTTCATATATTTTTGGTGACCTTGGCTGTTCTGAGTTCTCTGTGGAGTCCTATATGGCCTCTCAGTTCTATATTTGTACTCTTCTGTGTTTACAGATCTGCTCTCAGAAATGCTGGGCTCGGACAAATACAGACTAAGCTGGCAGACTGCACTGGAATCTCTGCAGAACCCTTACATAAACAGGTgaccacacacaaaaaaacaaagtCATATAcacttgcctgtctgtctggctatGATTTAAAGAGCCTGACATCATGGTCTTACAATAGATTATGAAGGAACATGACATGAGGAGTTGATAAAGGGTTCTAAAGCTAAGTGATGAGCTGGTTGTGAATCAGTGGGCATCAGCCAAGCTTTATAGCGTGTTCCATATGATATACCTCTTTCCAGACACGTTTCCATTGGGTCAAGCTGATGATTTATACATTACCAGCCCTTTGTTCTTAAGATGCATCAGTTTTGATTATAGCTGCATGCATCACCCTAATCTTCTTATTGAAATGTTCAAATAAGGTGTGTGTGCGTAAGGTACAGTATAATATATTTACGACTCAACTAAGTCCATGTAGTGTTTGAAACATGCTGTTAAAATCAAGAGAGTTGTCTCATGAATTTTCATCACTGGAACGAAGAACACGGCCAATTGTAAGGATTCCATTGCTGAAGTAATTTGGCTCGTTGAACCTCGTAGGAGCTTAGGTTTTGGTCCTCTTGGGCTGTATGCTTTCGCCTAAATCATGCcttgatgtgaatgggggaaaTTGCAATAAAATTGCAGAAATATCAGGTTGTGATTTGGCCCATTGTAAAAGTCGCAAGCCCCAAAATTACGAAGTTTTCAACATTTTAAACAAACTTAAAATGTCCACCTGTAACTGGCGATAGTTAAATGGTGGATACTTTTGGACAGAGGAAATGTTGGAGAGTTGATTTCTGGGAGACCGCTGACTTTTAACCTGTGACTCTTACCCTGTACAGacacctggtctactgtatctggGACCTTTTCCTCAAGTTCCTCGTCCCTGAAACATCTGAGGAAAACCTTCAGAAAACCCTGCTGCAAAGTCTCTCCAAAAACGCAGAGAAACTACCACCATGAAAGTCGTgggagagatactggggtacacacgcacacgcacacacgtttaATCAACTGTCAGTGAATAGACCTTGATGAAAGTCCAGCCTAATGTATCTGGATAAATTCCATTATTCATGTTTCCCCACCTTTAACTCTGACATTTTGGACCAGAGGTCATCCGGGTATGTCTCTGATTTAGTCCATAACATTTGTGGGTCTCAAACATCGGCCACACATCCGGAGCAGCTTTGATTACCCAACACCTGTTTTCTGTTTGATCAGAATATGTGTCGGATCTCCAAAAGCCCAAACACACGTATGTGTGGGAAAAGCCACAGTCCCAAACTTCCCAAATCCATCCTTTTTCCTGCTTCCTAAAGCCTCCAGCTTTGGACCAAACTCATTTCAGATTGACTCCACACCAACATGAACCCTTGTGGTCTGTCTATATTCTATTGGAGAAGTCCAATTAGATTGTTTCCCCACATCAGGCTTACTGTGTCGTGCTTTGCCCTTTCGGGATGACTTGCCTATGTGTTCCCCGTTATATGCCGCTATTCCTTTTGATCCCTTGGCTCTACACCAAGCTGCACATGTGCTGTGTTGCATTAATACTCTACTCCCTCACTCCTGAGGCCTGGCTCGTACTGATATGGCCCACTGACATGTTTCTGTTAAAGTGGTCACTCATACGTTTTGAACTTATGATGAAGGCCACTGCACTTTAAAGCGCTTGATAGCCACTTTTCCCATGGGCCTGACATGGTTGTTTTAAATAATATATGCTACACGTACATGCAATTTTCAGTGGTCTCTCTGCTACTTTTTAAAATGATGATACATTTTATGAGTACCACCAACacagtgaatgggaaaatggattcaaagggaactccctctgctggtgatttgctGAATGTGCAATCATACtggagggctgtgattggttaatgGCCTATAATGTACATTTTTATGTATAGCGTTTATAATTTCTTTACAAGTAGCAGAGAGCCCACTCTGGAAATGTGATGTTTTTGAAGAGTATATTGTTTCAAACAGTATGTTTAAAAATAAGCTAAATCAAAAAGAGCACATTTGAGATATTAATAATATTATTGTTAATGTTAAAACAAATAATGTGGAAAAATGTAtttcagattatagccataatgaaTATTTCAGAGGAGTATAATGacactgtaacgggtgacgctctcctcatcctcggatgaggtgaggagagaaggatcctcagaccaaaacgcaggctttgggaaataagccatctttatttaacaaagatgatggcaacacgaaacgaaacaaacactttccaaactacaaaataacaaaacgacgttgaacgaaacctgaacataaacttacataactaaacataaacttacgtgcaggaaacggacgacatcgaaacgaaacgaaacaaacaaacgctacagtcccatgtggtacgaacatacatacagacataggagacaatcacccacaaacaaacagtgagaatgccctacctaaatatgactcttgattagaggaaaatgcaaaccacctgcctctaatcaagagccataccaggtaacccaaaaccaacatagaaacagataacatagactgcccacccaaaacacatgccctgaccataaacacataaaaacaacataaaacaggtcaggactgttacagtacccccccctcaaggtgcgcacgccgggcgcaccagcacaaagtccaggggagggtccgggtgggcagttgaccacggtggtggttccggctcaggacgctgtccccataccaccatagtcactcccctcttctgtctaccccttctaatgaccaccctaacactaccttcccctaaataaacagctagcaccgggacaaggggcagcaccgggacaaggggtagcaccgggacaaggggcagcaccggaacaaggggcagcaccaggataaggaccagcaccggaataaggggcagcaccgggacaaggggcagcaccgggacaaggggcagcaccgggacaaggggcagcaccgggacaaggggcagcaccgggacaaggggcagcaccgggacaaggggcagcaccgggacaaggggcagcaccgggacaaggggcagcaccgggacaaggggcagcaccgggacaaggggcaacaccgggacaaggggcagatcccggctgaaggactctggcaggtcctgtttggacggctctggcaggtccatgcaggctgacggctctcgacgctcatggcagactgacggctctctacgctcatggcaggctgacggctctcgacgctcatggcaggctgacggctctcgacgctcatggcaggctgacggctctcgacgctcatggctctctgacggctctggctgctcatggctctctgacggctctggctgctcatggctctctgacggctctggctgctcatggctctctgacggctctggctgctcatggctctctgacggctctggctgctcatggctctctgacggctctggctgctcatggctctctgacggctctggctgctcatggctcgctggcggctctggcagatcctgtctggttggcggctctggcagatcctgtctggttggcggctctggcagatcctgtctggttggcggctctggcagatcctgtctggttggcggctctggcagatcctgtctggcgggcggctctagc
The sequence above is drawn from the Salvelinus fontinalis isolate EN_2023a chromosome 24, ASM2944872v1, whole genome shotgun sequence genome and encodes:
- the LOC129821698 gene encoding sorting nexin-19-like, with product MRVIYLYVCVCHLLVCVCVCFVALSTMVETALADLALDIMCLLLKNQWSWLCTDNIQKTIRLLFGTLIDSCEGAVEEDPIAGAQLLFESTALVEAVWPGGSLPAQLRPAHSHQQEEDTKQQSLHCLMKLLPDLLSEMLGSDKYRLSWQTALESLQNPYINRHLVYCIWDLFLKFLVPETSEENLQKTLLQSLSKNAEKLPP